TTTAAATTTTCTATTTCAAATAATCTAAAAATCCCATTAATAAAAAAATGATTTCTGCACAAGACAGAAATCATCTTTCGAATAACTAAGATACTGTACAACCTAAATGCATTTCAGGTAATCAACTAAGGGAACAAGTATAAAAAACTCGACCTTTTTAAGTTCCAATAACCACCCGTTTAGAGACCTTCAAGCTTAATTTGCTAATCTAATTGAATACATATGAATTACAAATAACATTACTCCGATTACTAAAAATGGAAGTAATAAAGCAATTAAAAATGGAAGTGAAAATGAAAACATACAAATTATTAGTCCGCCTATAACAAATAGATTACCACTAAATCTTTGTACTTTATTCCAGTTACTTTCATTATTACTTTGCATCAATCCATTTAACTTGTTCCTCAACTGTTTGTGTAAATTCGTCTATTGGTTCTGCTAAAACACTTTGTTGAATAGTTAGCATTTTTTCAGCACCCTTTGCTTCATCTAATCTAATTTTGTAAGCATTGAAATCACCCTCTTCTTATCTAAGAATTTTTCATAATTGTAATCGTTGTACCATTTATGGTTGATTCTATTTGCCATTCAAGCTCCATATTTTTTATCATTAAGTCTATAATTGATAACCCTATCCCTTCACCTTTTTCGTTTGAGATTGCGTTCATGCCTTTTCCCCGGTCCGAAATAACAATAGCATCATATTGAGTGGTAGATATGGTTTTAACACTTACAAATAAACCTTCCTTTGCATGACGGAGTACATTTTGAAGTATATTATCTAATATTCTCCCCAACCAGATGGGGTCAACTTGCCAATATTGAAGGTCAAAAGATTGTAAGTCTACTTCAATCGTAAATCCTTCTTTTTCAAATACAGGATACCAACTGGCAATACTTTCTCGAACTTGACGTACTATATCCACTTGGTCAGGATTAAACTTATATTTACTTGCCATCAATAACGTATATGACATTAAGTTTTCAATTAGATGATCAATATTTAAAACAGATTTTTCTAATGCTTTTACTGTTTTTTTTCCTTCTTGTGTTAACTCTTCCTTACTTATCGTATAAGTTTGTGCACGAATTTTCGTTAAAGGTGTTCGTAAGTCATGTGAGAGGTTTGCGATTAACTCTCTTCTTAGTTTTTCTTCTTTCTGTTCACGCTGTTTACTTTCTCTTAACTCTACAACCATTTGATTAAATGTCTGTTCTAGTTGTCCAATTTCATCTTTCTTTTTTACCTCTATCTCTATGGGGAGCTGATCGACATCCCGAATTGTCATGGCATCTTGTAAATGTAACAATCTCTTTCGAATACTTTTGAAAAAAAAGAAAGAAACAATGATAAAAAGAATGATAATCGATAACATTACTATAGCTAACAATGTGCCATATTTTTCGTTGGCTTTAACTATTGGTGGATTAAATGTTTTTCTTGGGATTTGTAAAACAACAAAACCATGAGATGTATCTTTTCCTACAAACGCAATAACTGTATATGGATCACTAGCATAACTTTCTTTCATAAATTTTGCAGTATATGCTGGACCCCATTTATTTGACATTCGGGGTTTAACATTTACTTTTTCTGACAAAACGCCATTCTGATCGATCCAAAACATTGTTGCTTCTGGATAATTCTTTTTCCATTTTTTAAAAAGACTACGGACATTTTGACTGGTGTCACTTTTTATATTATTAGCAGCTTTATGCCATTTCTCTTCAACTAATTCTGGGCTATTTTTATTACTATTTTCTAAATGATTATCTATATTAACAATAAATATTGCGATTCCTAAATAAGCTATTTGAACAATTGATATAGCCATCAATATAATCAGCATATATTTTGCTAATAGAGACCGAAAGAATTTTTTCATTGTTTCACCCTGTACCCAATTCCACGAATTGTTTCAATTATTGTTGGGTTGGAGGGGTTTTCTTCTATTTTTTCTCTCAAATAACGAATATGTACCATTAATGTTTTATCACCTTCTATATAAGGTTCTCCCCAGACTCCTTCAAATAGTTGTTCTTTCGTTAAAATCTGATTTAAATGCCGGATAAAATACTGAAATAAAAAATATTGCTTGCCTGTTAATTGAATTTCTTCATTATCTTTTTGATTAATAATACGTAAATCTTTTGTGTGAATTTTAAGATGACCAATTTCTAAAATATCAGCACCTTTTTGGAACCTTCTTAATAAGACCTCAAGTCTCGCTGAAAGTTCATCTGGATGAAACGGCTTTGTTAAATAATCGTCTGCAAAACTGAGACCTTCTATTTTGTCCTCTAGAGCCGTACGTGCAGATAGCATTAATATTGGTAAATGATCATATTCCTTTTTAATGCGTTTACCAATAGAGAAACCATCTAATCCTGGTAACATGACATCTAAAATGACAATATCAACTGTCGAAACATATTCTTCTACTTTTTCTCCAGATTTCAGCCATGTCACTTCAAAACCTCTATCTTTTAAATCTTTAGTGACCCAACTTCCAATTTCATCTTCATCTTCTATGTATAATATATGAACCATTTAGGCTCACCTCATTTTCCATATGTATTTATGATAGTACTATATCATAGTAACAGATTTTATTGACTTTAATATTCCATCTAACATAGATTAAATTCTCGATCAATCATAAAAGGACATTCTTGAAAAAAGCCCCAATACTTTTTCCAAGAATGTCCTTTTAGAATATTACTGTCTACAAATCTATTTTAAATTTCCATCCATTACTTTTATAAAAGCTTTTTTTATTTTGTTTAGCTGCTCTGTTGCTGCTTCTTCTGTTTTATTTTTTACACCTATATAATATTTAATCTTCGGTTCTGTTCCACTTGGACGTACACAAACCCAAGAATCATATTCTAATATATATTTTAGAACATTGGATTTTGGTAATGCGATTTTTTCGCTTGAAGCTCCATTTGTATAAGTGATTGTTTGTGTTGAATAGTCTTCAATACTTGTTACATGTAAATCACCGATTTTTTCTAAAGGTACTTCACGAAGTTTTGTTAGTGCATTTTTGATTTGTTTTGCACCCTCAATTCCTTTTTTCGTTATAGATACGAGTGTTTCTTTATAGTAACCGTGTTCTTTATATAGGGTTTTTAAGACATCTAAAAGTGATTTGCCTTGTTTTTTAAAGTAAGCGGCTGCCTCTGTTACTAATAGAATTGCTTGATTTGCATCTTTGTCTCGAGCAAAGTCTTTAACTAAATACCCGTAACTTTCTTCATATCCAAATAAGATTTTGTAGTCACCTGATTGATGGTATTGTTCGATTTTTTCACCGATGAATTTAAATCCTGTAAGAACATTTTCTGTACTAATACCGAAATGATTGGCGATGGATTTTCCAAATTCGGAGGTAACAATCGTTTTAA
This window of the Rummeliibacillus pycnus genome carries:
- a CDS encoding SdpI family protein, whose translation is MQSNNESNWNKVQRFSGNLFVIGGLIICMFSFSLPFLIALLLPFLVIGVMLFVIHMYSIRLAN
- a CDS encoding HAMP domain-containing sensor histidine kinase, which codes for MKKFFRSLLAKYMLIILMAISIVQIAYLGIAIFIVNIDNHLENSNKNSPELVEEKWHKAANNIKSDTSQNVRSLFKKWKKNYPEATMFWIDQNGVLSEKVNVKPRMSNKWGPAYTAKFMKESYASDPYTVIAFVGKDTSHGFVVLQIPRKTFNPPIVKANEKYGTLLAIVMLSIIILFIIVSFFFFKSIRKRLLHLQDAMTIRDVDQLPIEIEVKKKDEIGQLEQTFNQMVVELRESKQREQKEEKLRRELIANLSHDLRTPLTKIRAQTYTISKEELTQEGKKTVKALEKSVLNIDHLIENLMSYTLLMASKYKFNPDQVDIVRQVRESIASWYPVFEKEGFTIEVDLQSFDLQYWQVDPIWLGRILDNILQNVLRHAKEGLFVSVKTISTTQYDAIVISDRGKGMNAISNEKGEGIGLSIIDLMIKNMELEWQIESTINGTTITIMKNS
- a CDS encoding response regulator transcription factor, giving the protein MVHILYIEDEDEIGSWVTKDLKDRGFEVTWLKSGEKVEEYVSTVDIVILDVMLPGLDGFSIGKRIKKEYDHLPILMLSARTALEDKIEGLSFADDYLTKPFHPDELSARLEVLLRRFQKGADILEIGHLKIHTKDLRIINQKDNEEIQLTGKQYFLFQYFIRHLNQILTKEQLFEGVWGEPYIEGDKTLMVHIRYLREKIEENPSNPTIIETIRGIGYRVKQ